A genomic stretch from bacterium includes:
- a CDS encoding FAD-dependent oxidoreductase, producing the protein MKRPALREQLKRDAFDLLIVGGGATGAGIALDAATRGLKVALVERDDFASGTSSRSTKLIHGGVRYLEQAVKKLDRGQWNLVRDALHERATVLKLAPHLAHPLPLVTPLYNWFGIPYYRAGLKMYDWLAGKSNLKPSRYLSAKEAKRNFPMLKGKGLRGGVLYYDGQFDDARMNVTIAMTAIDQGATVLNHVEVVSLSKEDGKLVGAKVRDRINGEEFEVKARLIVNATGPFCDHIRRMDDPQVEPMLTASSGIHIVLDKRFSPPGTGLLIPKTEDGRVLFLLPWLGHTLVGTTDNPAKIETNPKPSEDDIQYILRHLEMYFDIPVSRSDVLSAWSGLRPLVSNPKAADTAKLSRDHVIQISGSGLLTITGGKWTTYRKMALDAVDHAIKVGQLKPLGPSRSEVVPLNGAEGYSKDLPERLVRRFALEPEVAEHLAKAYGGRAEAVALLARDGLGQRLAPNHPHIEAEVLYGVRHELGASAVDVLARRTRLAFLDIAASRHALPRVLAILGDELGWDPERREAEALKFEEYLTDLPDFAPQAGGASHQLRSA; encoded by the coding sequence ATGAAACGCCCGGCCTTACGCGAACAATTGAAAAGGGATGCCTTCGATCTCCTGATTGTCGGCGGCGGCGCCACCGGCGCCGGGATCGCCCTCGACGCCGCGACCCGCGGACTCAAAGTCGCGCTGGTCGAGCGCGACGATTTCGCTTCCGGCACCTCGAGCCGCAGCACCAAGCTGATCCATGGCGGCGTTCGTTACCTCGAGCAGGCGGTGAAGAAGCTCGACCGCGGCCAATGGAATCTGGTTCGCGACGCCCTCCACGAACGGGCGACCGTCCTCAAGCTGGCGCCGCATTTGGCCCATCCCCTGCCCTTGGTCACGCCGCTCTACAATTGGTTCGGGATTCCCTACTACCGGGCCGGGCTCAAGATGTACGATTGGCTGGCCGGCAAATCCAACCTCAAGCCCAGCCGCTACTTGAGCGCCAAGGAGGCCAAGCGCAATTTTCCGATGCTCAAGGGCAAGGGACTGCGCGGCGGCGTCCTTTATTACGACGGCCAATTCGACGACGCCCGGATGAACGTCACGATCGCCATGACCGCGATCGACCAAGGCGCCACCGTGCTCAATCACGTCGAAGTGGTTTCGCTATCGAAAGAGGACGGCAAGCTCGTCGGCGCCAAGGTTCGCGACCGAATCAATGGCGAGGAATTCGAAGTCAAGGCTCGCTTGATCGTCAACGCCACCGGCCCCTTCTGCGACCACATCCGGCGGATGGACGATCCCCAGGTCGAGCCGATGCTGACCGCTTCCTCGGGCATTCACATCGTCCTCGATAAGCGCTTCTCGCCGCCGGGGACCGGCCTGCTCATCCCCAAGACCGAAGACGGGCGGGTGCTTTTCCTCTTGCCCTGGCTCGGCCACACCTTGGTCGGCACCACCGACAATCCGGCCAAGATCGAGACCAATCCCAAGCCTTCGGAAGACGACATTCAATACATCCTCCGCCACCTCGAGATGTATTTCGACATCCCGGTGAGCCGCTCCGACGTGCTTTCGGCCTGGTCGGGCCTTCGCCCCTTGGTTTCCAATCCCAAGGCCGCCGACACCGCCAAGCTCTCGCGCGATCACGTGATCCAAATCAGCGGCTCCGGCCTCCTCACCATCACCGGCGGCAAGTGGACGACCTATCGCAAGATGGCCCTCGACGCCGTCGACCATGCGATCAAGGTCGGCCAGCTCAAGCCGCTGGGCCCCTCGCGCAGCGAGGTGGTGCCGCTCAATGGGGCCGAGGGATACTCGAAGGATTTGCCGGAACGGCTGGTGCGCCGCTTCGCGCTGGAGCCCGAAGTGGCTGAGCATCTGGCCAAGGCCTACGGTGGCCGGGCCGAAGCGGTGGCTCTGCTGGCCCGCGACGGTTTGGGCCAGCGCTTGGCGCCGAATCACCCCCACATCGAGGCCGAAGTGCTTTACGGCGTCCGCCATGAGCTGGGCGCCTCGGCGGTCGACGTCCTGGCCCGGCGCACCCGCTTGGCTTTTCTCGATATCGCCGCCTCCCGTCACGCTCTGCCGCGGGTCCTGGCCATCCTCGGCGACGAGCTGGGCTGGGATCCGGAGCGCCGCGAGGCCGAGGCTCTCAAATTCGAAGAATATTTAACCGACCTGCCCGATTTCGCGCCCCAAGCGGGCGGCGCCTCCCACCAACTACGCTCCGCTTAA
- a CDS encoding endonuclease/exonuclease/phosphatase family protein: MKRVLKTMALLIAIAILAFGIFLYYAIGPGISESKLPRSGILALGEATAPPAKPDRITVVSYNIGYGSGLKNNQEPATEAEVRANLQRMASDLQQLKPDLLFLQEVDFYSRRSFDVDQMRYLAEKLGLAHGAYVLTWNKNYVAWPYWPPDRHFGRVVSGQAVLSRFPIQSQQLIEFPKPPNNPFWYNWFYLDRIVQHLILDLGGEQVSVYNLHLEAFSAATREEQIGQLGRLIKADPFPAKIAAGDFNLADPIVPDREDSDRDLKGLLKVFAANTGLSPFKAEAPFYSMPSSGAYKLIDHIFYSPGFRLEKAGNIADSTASDHLAVWAILSPL, encoded by the coding sequence ATGAAGCGAGTCCTGAAAACCATGGCCCTCCTCATTGCGATCGCCATCCTCGCCTTCGGCATCTTCCTCTATTACGCGATCGGTCCCGGCATCTCCGAATCGAAGCTCCCGCGCAGCGGCATCCTCGCCCTCGGTGAAGCGACGGCCCCGCCGGCCAAGCCCGACCGGATCACGGTGGTCAGTTACAACATCGGTTACGGCTCGGGATTGAAGAATAACCAGGAACCGGCGACTGAAGCCGAGGTCCGAGCCAATCTCCAGCGGATGGCCTCCGATCTCCAGCAATTAAAGCCGGACCTGCTCTTCCTGCAGGAGGTCGATTTCTATTCGCGGCGCAGCTTCGACGTCGATCAAATGCGCTACTTAGCCGAAAAGCTGGGCCTGGCCCATGGGGCCTACGTTTTGACTTGGAATAAGAACTACGTCGCCTGGCCCTACTGGCCACCGGACCGCCACTTCGGCCGAGTCGTCTCGGGCCAAGCGGTGCTGAGCCGCTTTCCGATCCAGTCCCAGCAGCTGATCGAGTTCCCCAAGCCGCCGAACAACCCCTTCTGGTACAACTGGTTCTACCTCGACCGCATCGTCCAGCACCTGATCCTGGATTTGGGCGGAGAGCAGGTCTCGGTCTACAACCTCCACCTCGAAGCTTTTTCGGCCGCGACCCGGGAGGAGCAGATCGGCCAGCTTGGCCGCCTGATCAAGGCCGACCCCTTCCCGGCCAAGATCGCCGCCGGCGACTTCAATTTGGCCGACCCGATCGTCCCCGACCGCGAGGACAGCGACCGCGACCTTAAGGGATTGCTGAAGGTTTTCGCGGCCAATACCGGCCTGAGCCCCTTCAAGGCCGAGGCCCCCTTCTACAGCATGCCCAGCTCCGGGGCCTATAAGCTCATCGATCACATCTTCTACTCGCCCGGTTTTCGGCTCGAAAAGGCCGGAAATATCGCCGATTCGACGGCCAGCGACCACCTCGCGGTCTGGGCTATTCTTTCCCCCCTTTGA
- a CDS encoding 4a-hydroxytetrahydrobiopterin dehydratase, translating to MTDLKSKHCVPCEGGVPKLQGPIVQLLLKETPDWELRGEKLHRLFRFKGFPQAIAFVNAMAEIAEAENHHPNFCVNYREVDVTIWTHAIDGLSENDFILAAKFDALLPMG from the coding sequence ATGACCGATCTCAAGAGCAAACACTGCGTGCCCTGCGAAGGCGGGGTCCCCAAGCTTCAAGGGCCCATCGTCCAGCTGCTGCTCAAGGAAACGCCGGACTGGGAGCTCCGGGGGGAGAAATTGCACCGGCTCTTCCGTTTCAAGGGCTTCCCCCAGGCCATCGCCTTCGTGAACGCGATGGCCGAGATCGCCGAAGCCGAAAATCACCACCCCAACTTTTGCGTGAATTACCGCGAGGTCGACGTGACGATCTGGACCCACGCCATCGACGGGCTTTCCGAAAACGATTTCATCCTGGCCGCGAAGTTTGACGCCTTGCTGCCCATGGGTTAA
- a CDS encoding phosphodiester glycosidase family protein: MLLALFASRVWALDYRPLEKGLDYATLQTEAGAKIHVLKVDLKRFDAKVIDARDLKSSTLAVKTLAEKSKALAAINANFFDAEGKPLGLVLQNGKLKNPPKRISWWASLLLKDGSIQIEKNVGAERSLQFQNGIQAGPRLVVNGRTLKLKEEFSPKSAVGIDRQGRLVLIATEGGIEINQFAGWLAKKEKAGGIGLWQALNLDGGSSTQFFAKAGDLELWISGLAKVPVALGIFRK; this comes from the coding sequence TTGCTGCTCGCGCTTTTCGCCTCCCGGGTCTGGGCTCTCGACTACCGGCCGCTGGAAAAGGGCCTGGACTATGCCACCCTCCAGACCGAAGCCGGGGCCAAGATCCACGTCCTCAAAGTCGATTTGAAGCGCTTCGACGCCAAAGTCATCGACGCCCGCGACTTGAAGAGCTCGACTTTGGCGGTCAAGACTTTGGCCGAGAAGAGCAAGGCCTTGGCCGCGATCAATGCCAACTTCTTCGACGCCGAAGGCAAGCCGCTGGGCTTGGTCCTGCAGAACGGCAAGCTCAAGAACCCGCCCAAAAGAATCTCCTGGTGGGCCTCGCTCCTGCTCAAGGACGGCTCGATCCAAATCGAGAAGAACGTCGGAGCCGAGCGCTCGCTCCAATTCCAAAACGGCATCCAAGCCGGACCGCGGCTGGTGGTCAACGGCAGGACCCTCAAGCTGAAGGAAGAGTTCTCGCCCAAGTCGGCGGTCGGCATCGACCGCCAAGGCCGGCTGGTCCTGATCGCCACCGAGGGCGGCATCGAGATCAACCAATTCGCCGGCTGGCTGGCCAAAAAGGAGAAGGCCGGCGGGATCGGGCTTTGGCAGGCCCTCAACCTCGACGGCGGCTCCTCGACTCAATTCTTCGCCAAGGCCGGCGACCTCGAGCTCTGGATCTCGGGCCTGGCCAAGGTGCCGGTGGCTTTGGGTATTTTCCGGAAATAA
- a CDS encoding universal stress protein: MYKNILVCLDGGTADTSILKAALFFGQKLKAKLHALTVQDILTLEGPLMYDISGAMAFIPQLNLLEETRKVMEERSKNILAGFAQACDEAGVAHQETIAEGIVHKVILEKSELADLIVLGRHGLNYGLDKELLGSTADRVVSKSKHPVLVVTHDFQDLKNPLLAYDGSHEAHEALATATQVCADLHLPLTVLYVGKDKEEAKRILGEAKVYLEAYPVIAKYEQTEGDPHTEVPAYAKRHFHDLMFIGARGHHSRLVEFILGSTTEYALWSGNCHVLVDR; the protein is encoded by the coding sequence ATGTACAAAAATATTTTGGTTTGTTTGGATGGCGGGACGGCGGATACCTCGATCCTCAAAGCTGCCCTCTTTTTTGGACAGAAATTAAAAGCCAAGCTTCATGCCTTAACGGTCCAAGATATCCTCACTCTGGAAGGTCCCCTGATGTACGACATCTCCGGCGCCATGGCTTTCATCCCTCAGCTCAACCTCTTGGAGGAAACCCGCAAGGTCATGGAGGAGAGGTCCAAGAACATCCTCGCCGGTTTCGCCCAGGCCTGCGACGAAGCCGGCGTCGCCCATCAAGAAACCATCGCCGAGGGCATCGTCCACAAAGTGATCTTGGAAAAATCCGAGCTCGCCGACCTCATCGTCTTGGGCCGGCACGGCCTGAATTACGGACTCGACAAGGAGCTGCTCGGCTCCACCGCCGACCGGGTGGTGAGCAAGTCCAAGCATCCGGTGCTGGTGGTGACCCACGACTTCCAAGATTTGAAAAATCCGCTCTTGGCCTACGACGGCTCGCATGAGGCCCATGAGGCCTTGGCCACCGCGACTCAGGTCTGCGCCGACTTGCATTTGCCGCTGACCGTCCTCTACGTCGGCAAGGACAAGGAAGAGGCCAAGCGAATCCTGGGCGAGGCCAAGGTTTATCTCGAAGCCTATCCGGTGATCGCCAAGTACGAGCAAACCGAGGGCGATCCTCACACCGAAGTCCCGGCCTACGCCAAGCGCCACTTCCATGACCTGATGTTCATCGGGGCCCGGGGCCATCACAGCCGCCTGGTCGAGTTCATCCTCGGCTCCACCACCGAATACGCCTTGTGGAGCGGCAATTGTCATGTTTTAGTGGACCGATGA
- a CDS encoding AAA family ATPase — MLVTRSNQKIIFKSFESSYISALLGPRRVGKSTLTQAFVSLFPEKNWVMLNMDVRAERLRIEAEQLEALLIERGRKQISPESPLWIAIDEAQKCPALFEQIKVLYDRFKGTPALKFILTGSGFLSLHQLAAETLAGRIELHHLREFNLREALALKEQKNEEGRPSLLDALFRSSDIPALEEIHSQTLPDRIPLQERLREQLIWGGLPEVLQTEDTEGRIAYLGNYLQTYLEKDVRDIPTVSDLGLYQRMMEIIAQQTGSVREDKRIVDALGCSRDTLKKYRGYLEATLVYRELFPFIGSSLKRLVKSPKGYITNNGLLSYLTGIYDLNALEKTGAVGHRFENWALREIQISLDRDPRQSEIYYWRTSGNVEVDLVVQKQPRVFPFEVTYSSQKDPRKVKHLQQFLRAEKSAERGFYIYNGEWKWDAESRVLFLPSWALG, encoded by the coding sequence ATGCTCGTAACTAGAAGTAATCAGAAGATAATTTTTAAATCCTTCGAATCCTCCTACATCAGCGCCCTGCTTGGTCCCCGCCGGGTCGGCAAATCGACCCTGACTCAAGCCTTCGTCTCGCTATTTCCCGAAAAAAATTGGGTGATGCTGAACATGGACGTTCGAGCCGAGCGACTCCGGATCGAGGCCGAGCAATTGGAAGCTCTGCTCATCGAGCGAGGGCGAAAGCAAATCTCTCCGGAGTCGCCTTTATGGATCGCGATCGACGAAGCCCAAAAATGCCCGGCGCTCTTCGAGCAGATCAAGGTACTTTACGACCGCTTCAAGGGAACGCCGGCGCTCAAGTTCATCCTCACCGGCTCCGGCTTCTTGAGCCTTCACCAATTGGCCGCCGAAACCCTGGCCGGCCGGATCGAGCTGCATCACTTAAGAGAATTCAACCTGCGGGAAGCGCTGGCATTGAAAGAGCAAAAGAACGAGGAAGGCCGGCCTTCGCTTTTAGACGCTCTCTTTCGATCTTCGGATATCCCAGCCCTGGAGGAAATCCATTCCCAAACGCTCCCCGACCGTATTCCTTTGCAAGAACGGTTGCGGGAACAACTCATCTGGGGCGGTTTGCCCGAAGTTTTGCAAACCGAAGATACCGAAGGCCGGATCGCCTACCTCGGCAACTACCTCCAGACCTATCTTGAAAAAGACGTCCGGGACATTCCGACCGTGTCCGACCTTGGGCTCTACCAGCGAATGATGGAAATCATCGCCCAGCAAACGGGATCGGTGCGCGAAGACAAGCGGATCGTGGACGCCCTCGGCTGTTCCCGCGACACCTTAAAAAAATATCGGGGCTACCTCGAAGCAACGCTGGTTTACCGCGAGCTCTTCCCCTTCATCGGAAGCTCGCTGAAACGGTTGGTCAAGTCGCCGAAGGGCTACATAACGAACAATGGGCTGCTCAGCTACTTAACCGGCATCTACGACCTCAATGCTCTGGAGAAAACCGGCGCCGTCGGGCATCGCTTCGAGAATTGGGCCTTGCGGGAAATTCAGATTTCTCTCGATCGAGACCCTCGGCAAAGCGAGATCTATTATTGGCGAACCAGCGGCAATGTCGAAGTCGACCTCGTCGTCCAGAAGCAGCCTCGAGTCTTTCCCTTCGAAGTCACCTACTCTTCGCAAAAAGACCCAAGAAAAGTGAAACACCTTCAGCAATTCCTCCGGGCGGAAAAATCAGCCGAGCGGGGATTTTATATTTATAACGGAGAGTGGAAATGGGACGCCGAGTCTCGCGTCTTATTTCTGCCGAGTTGGGCTTTGGGGTAA
- a CDS encoding efflux RND transporter periplasmic adaptor subunit, with the protein MRKISAASILALTLALTPACGKMAKKKDIPGPNDKVYSVGVAAVVSRDIPDAIDLKGSFSPSERLQVKSDFTGKVQALSVIEGQQVAAGETLLKIDDEKLPYVLERQRAELREAEAQLELDSNRGTSDGTVDAIETAIEDLAAAQQEAIEDANPPIEEDNAAQDVVTDEASPAAEPTESTPFPRRFPFRRFPRRPFGSQRATPTAPAPAVPAEASEDRVALDQARVDRIKAELAISERQLAGSTIQAAVDGFVAKIPIAEGSMVKPEEVLVEIVKIDPIELTLQLPKEDIARLDKNMEARVTVPDLGGETFGGEISFIGAELDPVKKTLELRIRVANQALRIKGGMEGIANLAIANKSHQGLLVPANAVQSDGTRKYVYVVRGQVAEKREVETGVSMEGLIEIKSGLRNGDRVVVNGLGSLKEDEEFVKISG; encoded by the coding sequence ATGCGAAAAATCTCCGCGGCCTCGATTTTGGCACTCACCCTGGCGCTCACCCCCGCCTGCGGGAAAATGGCCAAGAAGAAAGACATTCCGGGACCCAACGACAAGGTTTACAGCGTCGGCGTCGCCGCGGTCGTCTCCCGCGACATCCCCGATGCCATCGACTTGAAGGGAAGCTTCAGCCCTTCGGAGCGGCTCCAGGTCAAAAGCGATTTCACCGGAAAGGTCCAAGCCCTCTCGGTGATCGAGGGCCAGCAGGTCGCCGCCGGCGAAACCCTGCTCAAGATCGACGATGAAAAATTACCCTATGTCTTGGAGCGGCAGCGGGCCGAGCTGCGCGAGGCCGAGGCCCAGCTCGAGCTCGACAGCAATCGCGGGACCTCCGACGGAACCGTCGACGCCATCGAAACCGCCATCGAAGACTTGGCCGCCGCCCAACAAGAAGCCATCGAAGACGCGAACCCCCCGATCGAGGAAGACAACGCCGCCCAAGACGTCGTGACCGACGAAGCCAGCCCGGCGGCCGAGCCCACCGAGAGCACGCCTTTCCCGCGGCGCTTCCCTTTCCGCCGTTTTCCGCGGCGGCCTTTCGGCAGCCAACGCGCGACTCCCACCGCACCGGCCCCGGCGGTTCCGGCCGAAGCCAGCGAGGACCGGGTCGCCTTGGATCAGGCCCGGGTCGACCGGATCAAAGCCGAGCTGGCCATCTCCGAGCGCCAATTGGCCGGCAGCACGATTCAGGCGGCGGTCGACGGCTTCGTCGCCAAGATTCCGATCGCCGAGGGCTCGATGGTCAAGCCCGAGGAGGTCTTGGTCGAGATCGTCAAGATCGACCCGATCGAGCTCACGCTCCAGCTGCCCAAGGAAGACATCGCCCGGCTCGACAAGAACATGGAAGCCCGGGTGACCGTTCCCGATTTGGGCGGCGAAACCTTCGGCGGCGAGATCAGCTTCATCGGCGCCGAGCTCGATCCGGTGAAGAAGACCTTGGAGCTGCGGATCCGCGTCGCCAACCAAGCTCTACGCATCAAGGGCGGAATGGAAGGCATCGCCAACCTCGCCATCGCCAACAAGTCGCATCAAGGCCTGCTGGTTCCGGCCAATGCGGTGCAAAGCGACGGCACTAGAAAGTACGTCTACGTCGTGAGGGGCCAGGTCGCCGAGAAGCGCGAAGTCGAAACCGGCGTCTCGATGGAAGGGCTGATCGAAATTAAGAGCGGCCTTCGCAACGGCGACCGGGTCGTAGTCAACGGCCTGGGCTCGCTCAAGGAAGACGAAGAATTTGTGAAGATTTCGGGCTAG
- a CDS encoding glycine--tRNA ligase: MEKLVSLAKRRGFIFQSSEIYGGINGFWDYGPVGVELRNNIKNFWWERMVRLRDDVVGVDTSIIAHPQTWVASGHVASFSDPMVDCKTCKGRFRADHIESLPCGQKPSLTVQQCAVDHKGPGELTEVRQFNLMFETFVGAIRDENAKAYLRPETCQSIFTQFKNVQIVSRQKIPFGIAQIGKSFRNEITPRNFIFRSREFEQMEMEFFIKPDDEAEAQKWYEYWIDYRFQWFLDLGVKPDKLRKRPHRPDELAHYAKGCVDIEYEFPFGVSELEGIANRGNYDLSQHIKESGKDLSYFDEVTKEKFVPAVVETSLGVDRTLLTVFADAYAEDTVEGEERTVLRFSPRVAPFKVAVFPLSRKLAEPAMRLEKELRKRYATDYDDVGSIGKRYRRHDEIGTPFAVTYDFQSEEDKQVTVRDRDSTKQERVSIDQLEGYLKDRLQL, from the coding sequence ATGGAAAAACTAGTTTCTCTCGCCAAGCGACGGGGCTTCATCTTTCAATCCAGCGAAATCTACGGCGGCATCAACGGCTTTTGGGATTACGGCCCGGTCGGGGTCGAATTACGGAATAACATCAAGAACTTCTGGTGGGAACGGATGGTCCGGCTGCGCGACGACGTGGTCGGGGTCGATACCTCGATCATCGCCCACCCCCAGACTTGGGTGGCCAGCGGCCACGTGGCCAGCTTTTCCGACCCGATGGTCGACTGCAAGACCTGCAAAGGCCGATTTCGAGCCGACCACATCGAATCCTTGCCCTGCGGCCAGAAGCCTTCCTTGACCGTCCAGCAATGCGCGGTCGACCACAAGGGCCCCGGCGAGCTGACCGAGGTCCGCCAATTCAACCTAATGTTCGAAACTTTCGTCGGCGCGATCCGTGACGAGAACGCCAAGGCTTACCTCCGGCCCGAAACCTGCCAGTCGATCTTCACCCAGTTCAAGAACGTCCAGATCGTCTCGCGCCAGAAGATTCCCTTCGGCATCGCCCAGATCGGCAAGAGCTTCCGCAATGAGATTACGCCGCGCAATTTCATCTTCCGGTCCCGCGAATTCGAGCAGATGGAGATGGAATTCTTCATCAAGCCCGACGACGAGGCCGAGGCCCAGAAGTGGTACGAGTACTGGATCGACTATCGCTTCCAGTGGTTCCTCGATTTGGGAGTGAAGCCCGACAAGCTGCGCAAGCGACCCCATCGCCCGGACGAGCTGGCCCACTACGCCAAGGGCTGCGTCGACATCGAGTACGAGTTTCCCTTCGGGGTCTCCGAGCTCGAGGGCATCGCCAACCGCGGCAACTACGATTTGAGCCAGCACATCAAGGAAAGCGGCAAGGACCTGAGCTACTTCGACGAGGTCACCAAGGAGAAGTTCGTCCCGGCGGTGGTCGAGACTTCGCTCGGCGTCGACCGGACCCTGCTGACGGTTTTCGCCGACGCCTACGCCGAGGACACGGTCGAGGGCGAGGAGCGGACGGTCCTGCGCTTTTCGCCCCGGGTGGCCCCCTTCAAGGTCGCGGTTTTCCCCCTGAGCCGCAAGCTCGCCGAGCCGGCAATGAGGCTTGAGAAAGAGCTGCGCAAGCGCTATGCCACCGACTATGACGACGTCGGCAGCATCGGGAAGCGCTACCGGCGCCATGACGAAATCGGCACTCCTTTCGCGGTGACCTACGACTTCCAGTCCGAGGAGGACAAGCAAGTCACGGTCCGGGATCGCGACAGCACCAAGCAAGAACGCGTTTCGATCGACCAGCTCGAGGGTTATTTGAAGGATCGTTTGCAACTGTAG